A genomic window from Methanobrevibacter oralis includes:
- a CDS encoding DDE-type integrase/transposase/recombinase has translation MYGAGLHKIRFDLKKQHNIEISYQSIENILLASNYQFNYQNWTYSSYCLFDSLWVKINGIWNYVLALFDVKLNTLVSVKLVESEDFKTIYQFLNESLRNQKKISIGTDLKYEYREAIGKLKVKHHFCKFNVKQNINKRFKDYFDKKTN, from the coding sequence ATTTATGGAGCAGGACTCCATAAAATACGATTTGACTTAAAAAAACAACACAACATCGAAATTTCATATCAAAGCATAGAAAACATATTATTAGCATCTAATTATCAATTTAACTATCAGAATTGGACTTATTCTAGTTATTGCTTATTTGACAGTCTTTGGGTTAAAATTAATGGAATTTGGAATTATGTTTTAGCATTATTCGACGTTAAATTGAATACTTTGGTTTCAGTCAAATTAGTCGAATCAGAGGATTTTAAGACCATTTATCAATTCTTAAACGAATCACTAAGAAATCAAAAGAAAATATCAATAGGAACAGACTTAAAATACGAATATCGGGAAGCCATAGGTAAACTAAAAGTAAAACATCATTTCTGCAAATTTAACGTAAAACAAAACATAAACAAAAGATTTAAAGACTATTTCGACAAAAAGACCAACTAA
- a CDS encoding PH domain-containing protein: MGLFDKVVGHAEVGGDVSIVNEYLFENEEIIQTFTFLRDSIVLTNLGIYVIDVQGLSGKKVEVKFFPKKTIKTISFESAGTLDFDVDIKIGVDNNPTILAEGGSVSMPISFKVPKAQTNEAKQIIHLVKKHYLI, translated from the coding sequence ATGGGATTATTCGATAAAGTCGTAGGTCATGCCGAAGTAGGTGGTGACGTAAGTATAGTAAATGAATACTTGTTTGAAAATGAAGAAATCATACAAACTTTCACATTTTTAAGAGATTCGATTGTTTTAACAAATCTTGGAATTTATGTAATTGATGTGCAAGGATTAAGTGGTAAAAAAGTTGAAGTTAAATTCTTCCCTAAAAAAACTATTAAAACCATTTCATTTGAAAGTGCAGGAACCCTTGATTTTGATGTAGATATCAAAATAGGTGTTGATAACAATCCAACTATCCTTGCCGAAGGTGGATCAGTAAGTATGCCAATATCATTTAAAGTTCCAAAAGCCCAAACAAATGAAGCTAAACAGATTATTCATCTTGTAAAAAAACATTATTTAATATAA